The genomic stretch CTCTTATGCCGGAATGATGGGGGAAAGTGGTGGTTTGGAAGACCACTTCGTGAACGAGGACATAAAACAAAAGGGCTACGGATCATCTCCTGTAACCCTTCCATTCTTCATGGCGCCGGAGGGGGGAGTCGAACCCCCATGAGCGCAAGGACTACCGGATCTCGGGAACAGTGTCTCTCCGGATTTCTTTAGTCCGTTTGGGAGTCCTCAACCCACTGAAATTTTTTGTTTAAGATCGTTACAGTTCGAATAGGGCAATACCTTCTCATACTGGAGTCTCCCTACTACAATCCCGGCAGATATCCCAACTTGCGAGGCAAACTCTCTTATGGCCCGCTTGCTGAAACGATTTCGTTCGAGAAACGCCTTGAACTGACGAGGCGGGATCAGAAGGTCGGCCGCAAACCTGTTGGCCTCTTCCTCGCGTGGATCATCCCAATAATCCTTTCCAGCATGCCCTGCCAAGTCATTGATCTCTATGAAAACGTCTTTCTTCCCATGTCGCAAGATATGTTGGGATTCGTGAAAGAAACTAAACCAGAGCTGGTCATCGGTTTTATAACGGAGGCTTAACTGTATTATGGCTTTATCCGTGGTAAGCCATCTTGTTGCACCATTCATAGGCATCTTTTGCAGTCTCGGTACAAATACTACAGCCACGCCGCAAGCCGCGCATATGTCTATAAGTCTGGATTCAAATACCTCGGGAGGCTCGTTCGTCAGAGTTCGAATCTTCCTATCGAGAAAATCCCCAAATTTATCCTTGTCATAAGGAGCGCATTCAATCTTTTGAGCGTCTAACTCCCCTTTTCGAAGCCAGGCCACTAAAGCTGAACTATCCGTCTCGAAAGCGTTGGATTTGCGATAAGCCGCGGCAAGATACTTGCGCGATACGTTCTCCCATTGATCCGGCGAGGCAATCGCAAAGAACCTGAGAGCCTCTTTTATCTGATCGACTCGGTTTTTGAATCCCTTGATCCAGCCCTTTTTGATCATTTGCCGCACCGGGATTGAGCTCAACCATTCCTCGTATTTTTTAAGATTTTCCTTTTCCTTCCGACGCGCCAGGAATTCTCTGTAATTGCACTCAAAATTGTTCCAAAAACTCGCAGGTACGCCCAGCACGCTCTCGAGTTCGAGCGCAATCACCGGGGTGACCGGCGCCTTGCCCTTTATGATGTGATTGATTGTTTTTTTGGAGCGCCCTGTCCTGTCCGCAAGTTCTGCTTGAGACATTCCCAATGCTTCGATTGTTTCGAGCAGAGTTTCGCCTGGGGGCGAAACAGAGTCGGGATTATATTGATTTTGGGCGTTTCTTATCATGGGGGTCCTCTATTCCAAGGATTTCAATATGGGTGACTTTGGACAAATCAATGCTTCCGTCCTCTTTTTCCGGAAGCGGTTCATTGCAGGGGCGTAAGTAGAGCCTGTATGGGCCGTCCAAGTCCAGGGAAAATGTACCTGCTCGGTTTCCCAAGAGCGGATGGCATCGGCCTTGAGGAAGTGTGAACAGGTCCTGAAAAACCGATGCAGCTCTCAACTGGTCCAATCTTCGCCGAATGCGTTTTGCTCTTGTGTCGCCGTGAACCCGTGCTAACTTCTTATGATTATTACATTCCTCCATAAGTTTGCGGCTCTTAAAGAGTATTTACATCTATCCACCTTTTGAGATTGGATTAACTCATTAGGTTAATAAAAATATGAATTATGTCAAGAAAAAACCCCGGAGAGCCATTTGCGTTGTGACGCTTGCCATCTACGAATGACAAGACTGGTAAGGTCCGCGCCCTGTACCTGGATGACGAATGGATGGAAGCCATCGAAACTCAACACAACCGGCGTCGCAAGGTCGGGAAGAGGGTTTCCCGTTTCCATTCACGGTGTATACGGAGAGACCTTCTGGAATCCGCCTATAATTGTGTCATACGGCGGTATCTTGGGGGAGCGGGGTAGCGCGGACAACTTGTTGTCCGCGTTGCTCAGCAACAAGAGGCCCCACCCGGCGTATGGCATCACGCAGCCCTACGATTTAAGCCGTAAGGTCACCTCCTGTCGGACCCCCATCCATCATGATCGATCCCTCATGGCGCGACGAGCGAGACGGACCGGAAACGCCTTTCTGTTTATGACGACCAACATGGTTCCCCCCCCCACAAACAAAGACTGCTTATGACCCTGCGAACAGGTACCTTTCCGGGCGGTTCGGGGCTATACCAGATGTTGTACCTGGTCCGACTCATGGACCGCTAACGTTGCGACCCCTCTCTCTTGATTTCCAGAATGAAAGCACTGCTCAATTATTGAGCAACCTGCGATCGACGATTGCGCAATTTCTGCGCAATATCGAGCCACCCACCTCAGCCATAATTTGTAGATTTCCAGTGAAATAAATCTGTTATTGCATTTGGCTC from Deltaproteobacteria bacterium encodes the following:
- a CDS encoding ImmA/IrrE family metallo-endopeptidase — its product is MIRNAQNQYNPDSVSPPGETLLETIEALGMSQAELADRTGRSKKTINHIIKGKAPVTPVIALELESVLGVPASFWNNFECNYREFLARRKEKENLKKYEEWLSSIPVRQMIKKGWIKGFKNRVDQIKEALRFFAIASPDQWENVSRKYLAAAYRKSNAFETDSSALVAWLRKGELDAQKIECAPYDKDKFGDFLDRKIRTLTNEPPEVFESRLIDICAACGVAVVFVPRLQKMPMNGATRWLTTDKAIIQLSLRYKTDDQLWFSFFHESQHILRHGKKDVFIEINDLAGHAGKDYWDDPREEEANRFAADLLIPPRQFKAFLERNRFSKRAIREFASQVGISAGIVVGRLQYEKVLPYSNCNDLKQKISVG